One Bacteroidota bacterium genomic window, TAGAGGAACTGTTGTAGCGGATTACACCGGGTAGCAAACCATCTTTAACGAAGAAATTTCTTACAGGCTCAAATTGTGTTGAGGAAACCGTTCGAAGTAAAGGTAAAAGCAAGAATTTGAGAGACGCACTGACCACAGATAAATCACTTTAACTAATTCAATAAAAACTGGCGGCAAATATATTATCAGGCTGGCTAATAGTTACAATTCTGTAAATCTGAAATGTCAAAACGCCAAATTCTTGCCCTGTGATAAGAAAACAGAGATGTAGAATTAAATCGTAGGATTCTATTTCGAAGATGGATGCCCAAAACTTGCCAAATTGTAACTATTGAAGATCAATCAGGTTGCGTAAATATTGTGATATTTGAAAATCTGTTTCACCAGTACCGTAAAGAAATTCTGAATGCAACGGTACTAATGGTAGAGGGAAGGTTACAGGTCGAAGAAGAAGTAATTCATGTAATTGCAACGATATGTTATGTTGTATCAAAATTATTACGTTCATTTACAAGATAAGGTGAGCAACATTCTCTTTTAACCCTTTCCCTTGCTGACAAGAAACCATATCCCCCTACCTGATAAAAATAAAAAAGATTCAGGTTCCTTATGTTATATGTATAGCCATTACCATTAGTTACTCTTACTAAAAAAAGTTCAATAAGAAAGAATCAGATAATTATTATGCGCGAAGACTTTCGTACTATCAGATCAATGAATTTATGAGATTTTTGTGAACTCAAATACATAATTTAATAAGGTTGTGTCGTGATCGGATATACTGAAAACGTTAATATCAACGTTGCTTTTTATGCAAAACTGTATATTTAAACATCCCATAGTCGAATAACCAACCACCATAATTTCTCCTGATGATTAGAATCGTTATGAGTCTCTCCTTTCTCTGCCTTGCTTCCACTCTCTCATATACTCAATATGAGCCTGTACGAAATTTTTCGGTGAAAGATGGATTACCCTCCAGCGTTGTGTATGATTGTTTACAGGATAAACAGGGTTTTATATGGTTTGCTACTGCCGCAGGGCTCGCAAGATTTGATGGATCAAATTTTAAAATTTTTACAACAGAAAACGGTCTCACTAATAACGAAATACTGCAAATAGGACTAGATAAGGATGGTAGCATCTGGATCTTTCCCTTTGGAGCAACAACTTGTATTTATGATCCTGTTACCCAGAAGCTTTATAACGAAAATAATTATGCTGAACTTAAGAAAGTTAAGGACTTATTTGTGCAGCTTCTTGTCCGAAATTCGGCTGCCGGGCTTATCGGGTATACAGTCCGGGAAACATTCTTCTTTGAAAATAAAAAAGTCAGGAAATCAGAAGTAGGGGAAAGTAAAGATGTGTGGTTGATCAATAAAGATAGCATCCTTTTTTTTCATAAAGGGGAAGAAACCTTTTTATTTACGAACGGAAAAAGAATGCCTGTGAATTTTCCGGGTGCTGAAGTAAACACTGTTTTTTCACGCTCTCCGGATTGGGGTCGATGGAAAATATTTATTGACTCGACTTTAACCAGGCTTAACCTTTATGAGTATACAAATGATGGACAGATACGACACAGAGCTTTTTTTAAAAGTAATTTTCTGATTAATAGCGTAAACAAATACGGTAACAAAATTTATATATCTACAATGAACGGTATTTATGTAACGGACACCTTACTGCGGCAACTGAATTATTCCTTTCAAGGGAAAAATATCAGTAGGGCTTTTGTCGATAAAAGCGGCAATGAATGGCTTTGTTCACTATCTGGCGAGGGTGTTTATATGCGTTTAAAGAATGAAGTTAAACAGTATGATATTACTTCCGGGCTACTTAATGACAATGTAACTTCCGTAAAGATGACGCTGAATAACCTATTGATCTGTGGCGACGGTAATGGTCATGTTTATACGATCGATCCTGCAAAGAATAATATCCGCCCTTCCGTTCTGGAAAAGTTCCCGGAAGCTATCCGTGGAATAGAATTATTTAATAAGTCGATCATTGCTTATTCAAGTTATAAACTGATGGTTAATGAAAAGGTTCTTCCTGATCATGTTGGCGCTATTAAATCAGCAATTCCAGATTCGAACGGAAATCTATTAATTGGATCACACCAAAAGCTTGAGCTTTATGATATATCCAGTGGCCAGACTGAAATTATTAAAGGTGATCCCCGGTTCGTAACGCTTTGCTATTCCCAGGGAGATTTGTACTATGGTAATAATAAGGGGCTTTTCAAAATCGAATCGATTAAGCCCTATGTTGAAGTGCCCATTAAAGATAGTTTGAATGTGTTAAGCAAGCCAATTAATCATTTGGCTTCAACACCGGATGGAATCTTATGGGTTGCGACAAATAATGACGGTGTCCTTGCTTTAAGAAATGATAAAATACTGGGGCATTTCACTATTTCTTCCAGGTCCTCATTAACAAGCAACATCTGCAAAAAAATTTTTGTAGATGAAAAAAAAGGATTGATTTGGACAGCTACCAATAAAGGTGTTAACAGGATAAGATACTCCCTTTCAGCAAGGTCTCTCAGCGCAACAATTACTGCAATTACTTCTTCGGAAGGATTAAATGACGATGACGTGAACGACATCTGTGTGAAAAATGGAAAAGTATATGCCGCTACGATAAAAGGCATATGTGTTTTTAATACAGATCTCATCAAAACAGAAGTGCCGGTAGTTATCACAGACATTTTTATAAAGAATTATTCTTCTCCGGATACCAGTAATTTTCTTAAGCCGGATTATGTTTTGAATTACACACAAAACAATATTTCAATAAACTTTGCAGGAATTTGTTATACGTGTAATAAGAAGATCGATTACCAATATCGCTTGATAAACAATGACGATGACACTTCATGGAAAACTATAAATGCTAATACGGTTGAGTTTGTTGGATTGCAACCAGGAGATTATACTTTTCAGGTACATACCGATTCTGCCAATGTAAAGGAAATCAGGTTTCACATCCGAAAAGCATTCTGGCAAACAAACTTTTTTTACTTTTTGATAGCGTTAAGTATAGCAGCGTTGTTTATTTTATCCGTAAAATATATTGTCCACCAGGTAAAGAAAAGGGAACTTGAAAAGACAGCAGTCAATAAAAAGTTTGCTGAGCTTGAGTTTCAGGCCTTGCAGGCCCAGATGAACCCGCATTTCCTTTTTAATTCAATGAACTCCCTCCAGAATTTTATACTAAAAAATGAATCCGAAAATGCGAGTGAATACCTTGCGGATTTTGCCCGCCTTATGCGACTATTCCTGGAGGCGTCGAGGGAGAAGTATATTGAATTAGCTACGGAGATCGAATTGTTGGAAAAGTATATTATACTCGAGCTGGTCCGTCTTAAACATCCGTTTGCTTACCGGATCATGGTAGAGCCGGGTATTGAGATGGACAAAAAGATCCCCTCTGTAATTATCCAGCCCTTTATCGAAAATGCCATCCTTCATGGACTTCGGTACAGGGATGATAACAACGGCCTCCTCAATATTTTGTTTACGATGAAAGGAAGCGTGCTCCAATGCCAAATAGAGGATAATGGTATAGGACGTTCTGAAGCCGAAAAGATCAATGCAGCAAAGGTTGCAAAATATAAGTCCCAGGGTTTAAAGTTGATCGACGAAAAAATAAGAACCTTAAAAGAGGCCAACAATGTGGACATACGCATTTTAATAAAAGATAATTTCAATGAAAATGGATCTCCATCTGGAACAACAGTGACTATCAACTTTAACCAAACAGCTTAAACACATGCTGAGAACTATTCTTATTGACGACGAGGCAAAAGCCCGTGAAAATCTCAGGATACTTTTAACCAGGTATTGCAAAGATGATATTGAATTGATCGAAGAATGCGATACAATTGAAAAAGCGTATACGAGTGTCAATGAGTTAAGACCACATCTTATTTTTCTCGATATAGAAATGGGGCGGGCGTCTGGTTTTGATTTGCTTAACCGGTTCAAACAATATCCATTTAAGGTGGTATTTATTACCGCATTTGATCAATACGCGATCAAAGCTATCAGATTTTCAGCGCTGGATTATTTACTCAAACCAGTATCTGTTACTGATCTGCGAAACGCAGTAAGCAAGGTAAAAAAATCGATCCATTCGGAAAGGGAATTACATTTCGAAACCCTTTTAAATTTTATCAATAACCCTCAAAGGAAATCGAATCGTATAGCGATCCCAGTTCAAAATGGTTATCACCTGATCCCGGTGGACCAGATCATGTATTGCGAGGCACATAAGGAGTATACCTATATTAATCTTTTCAAAAAAGAAACCATTTGTTCATCCTTGAATCTTGGAGAGTATGAAGAATTGCTGGAGGGCTATGACTTTTTCAGGGTTCATCATTCTTATTTAGTCAATCGCCAGTACATTCAAAACTATATACGGGGAGAGGGTGGGGAGATCGTTATCAACCACCAACAACGCATCCCGATAAGCCGAAGAAAAAAAGAAGATTTTTTGCGCTGGTTAAAACAATAAACCTCCTGGATGGGTGTTACCACTTATTATGTTATCCTGCCAGTTATTAAATATGGCTTCCATTTCTTTATTCTGTTAATAATTTCATTGGAGAGAGACTCAAACTCCATTAACCTTGACCTTATCCTTAAGAATTAAATCTTTATTCGTCAAAAACGAAAATGCAAGGCTTTTCACTCTATCGTTGAAAAATTAAATACCAATTGTGCTAATGATTCCTAACGACTACTGTCGCTATGAGATTTGTTTCGCATCTTCCGATCATGTTCAAAAAAAATGATCAGCGCATCATTTCAGTTTGATCGTTCGAAAAAAGTGAAGCAATAGAGAGGTCGTCCTTTCGAAAATGATTATTGACAAAGCGCCGAATAACTATGAGGCTCTCATTAGTTAATATTTTAAATGATCGTCAAACATGAACTATGCGAAGTGAAAAGAAATTATTTCCTGGTCATTCACAACTTTCAGCATTCACACTTACTGAAGTACTTGTTGTACTTATTATCATCGGGATACTAATTCTGCTGGCGCTCCCCAGTTTAATGCCGCTGATCACAAAAGCAAAGAGTACAGAGGCAAAGATCCAATTGCAACATCTTTATACGCTGGAAAAAACATTCTTCTTTGAAAATTCAAAATATTCCATTGATCTCTCGGAAGTCGCTTTTGAGCAGCAACCATTGACTTCTAATGGCGGGCAGGCGAATTATAAAATTGAAATAACTGAAGCTTCCGGAAATAGTTTTAAAGCCAGGGCAACGGCCGTAGTAGATTTTGATGGAGATGGCAATTATAATATTTGGGAAATAGATCACAATAAAAACTTAAAAGAAACAACAAAGGATTAGAAATGCAGTTTGTTGGTTTGTTCATATTGGGCGTTTCAGCCACGGTATTAATTTACCAGGACCTCAGATCAAGGTTGATTAGCTGGATTATGTTTCCATTGATCCTGGTGGCAGGAATTATGTATTCGTTGGACAACGCTTCTTTTTCTATAAGAGGATTTTTGAAAAACACGTCTTTCAACCTGTTATTTCTCATTACACAGTTTATTATTTTGAAGACCGTATTTTTTTTAAGGACGGGAAATAGAAATGCAATTGCCGATCGACTTATCGGCTGGGGGGATATTCTATTTTTGATCTGTTGCTGCGTGTTTTTTTCCCCGATCAATTTTATCCTGTTCTATTGTCTAAGTCTCATATTTATTCTTTTTGTTCATTTGATAGTAAGGTATTGGAGCAAAAAGTACCGCAGTGCTAATACTGTTCCGATGGCCGGTCTGCAGGCATTATTTCTTTTTACCTATATAATATTCGGTGAGCTATTAAATATTAGTTTATCAATTGATACCTGGATACTGAAATACCTGATCGACTCATGAGCAATAAACAAAATCTAAGTCCCAAAGTGCTATCCTATCTTACCAGTAAACAAGCCTGGTATTATAAGGTACTGCCTTTTGATGTCGCAAATGGGAGCTTGTATTTTTATAGCGTCGAGGTCGAAAATAGCGTATTACTTGAAAACGAACTTGAGCTAATAACAGGTAAAAAGGCTATCCTCAACAACGTGACGCCAGAGAAATTAGCAGAATTGTTACATTACTATTATCCGAATGAAAATTCGGATATGAGGAAGCAGGACAATTATTTTAATGGTAATCCTGACATATTCCTACCGTTGCTGATAAAGGAAGCCAGGAATCTTAAGAGCAGCGATATACATATTGAAGCATTTGAGGAGTTCTGCAGGGCGAGAATAAGAATTGATGGAATGCTGGTACGCAGGTACCTGCTTGACAGGAAACAATATCCTTCTTTTATCAATAGGATAAAGATCATTGCCAATCTTGATATCGCTGAAAAACGGCTGCCACAGGATGGAAGGATCTTATTTGAAGTTGACGGTGTTAAGTTTGATATACGGGTTTCAGTACTACCTACATTGCATGGTGAGAAGATCGTTTTGCGTTTATTGAATAATGATGCTACAGATATCAATATAGATTCACTGGGGTTCTCAGAATTTGATCTCAAAAATTATCTTGAAGGGATAAAAAAACCTAATGGCATACTGCTTATCAGCGGGCCGACCGGATCCGGAAAAACAACAACACTTTATGCAACCCTTAAACTATTAAATCAGGAATCAAGAAATATTCTCACCATTGAGGACCCGGTTGAATACACACTTGAAGGGATCAACCAGGTGCAACTTAAAGAATCCATTGGGTTGAATTTTACCGCCGCCTTGAGGACTTTTCTAAGGCAGGATCCCGATATCATTATGTTAGGTGAGATCAGGGATGGAGAAACTGCGAATATGGCGATACGGGCCGCATTGACAGGACATCTTGTTCTCTCAACTATCCATACGAATTCAGCCTGGG contains:
- a CDS encoding response regulator transcription factor, which translates into the protein MLRTILIDDEAKARENLRILLTRYCKDDIELIEECDTIEKAYTSVNELRPHLIFLDIEMGRASGFDLLNRFKQYPFKVVFITAFDQYAIKAIRFSALDYLLKPVSVTDLRNAVSKVKKSIHSERELHFETLLNFINNPQRKSNRIAIPVQNGYHLIPVDQIMYCEAHKEYTYINLFKKETICSSLNLGEYEELLEGYDFFRVHHSYLVNRQYIQNYIRGEGGEIVINHQQRIPISRRKKEDFLRWLKQ
- a CDS encoding prepilin-type N-terminal cleavage/methylation domain-containing protein, with translation MRSEKKLFPGHSQLSAFTLTEVLVVLIIIGILILLALPSLMPLITKAKSTEAKIQLQHLYTLEKTFFFENSKYSIDLSEVAFEQQPLTSNGGQANYKIEITEASGNSFKARATAVVDFDGDGNYNIWEIDHNKNLKETTKD
- a CDS encoding type II/IV secretion system protein, encoding MSNKQNLSPKVLSYLTSKQAWYYKVLPFDVANGSLYFYSVEVENSVLLENELELITGKKAILNNVTPEKLAELLHYYYPNENSDMRKQDNYFNGNPDIFLPLLIKEARNLKSSDIHIEAFEEFCRARIRIDGMLVRRYLLDRKQYPSFINRIKIIANLDIAEKRLPQDGRILFEVDGVKFDIRVSVLPTLHGEKIVLRLLNNDATDINIDSLGFSEFDLKNYLEGIKKPNGILLISGPTGSGKTTTLYATLKLLNQESRNILTIEDPVEYTLEGINQVQLKESIGLNFTAALRTFLRQDPDIIMLGEIRDGETANMAIRAALTGHLVLSTIHTNSAWGIVSRLIDMGIAPYLLANTLNTAVAQRLIRLLCRHCKIKMPLNNSIYPRKFKPFRSVEFHYTAKGCAECFGTGYKGRKAVYEVIQIDEEFSEQIKSSNYNVTAKIREKGIKSLTENAFELFETGETSLDEIYSLLIN